The genomic window GATTATGGCGCTTTGGATGGAAAGCCGGTTCATTCTCTATTTTTCCTATTTGCTGCAAGTGATAAAAACCATCTTCATCTCCTTGCAAAAATCGCTCATTTTTGCGCGCAGCAACATTTAAAACAGTTGATTGAAAAAAAGCCTAACAAGATTTCTTTGCTTGAAGAAATTAAGCAGTGGGAAAGTCATATTAACACTTAAGTGTTAGAAACTTTTTAATGGGCTTCTTTCAAAACTCCTTGCTGATTGTAGAACAGCTATTTTAATAAGCTTATGGAGTTTTGATGAAGTCTAATAGGATAAAAAAAAACTCCAGCTAAGCACATTTTCATGCTTTTCTGGAGTTTGAATCGTTCAATGGTTCAAAAAAAGGGTAATTAGCTTTTTTCCTTTTTTTCTTCTTCTTCTAGCTCTTCTTCTTCTACTGTGGAATTAGCTTCTTCTTTGCCATTACGCTTTTTTTGTTTTTTCTTTGGCTTTTCTTTTTTAATTTCGAAGACATCATCGTCAATAAAACTTAAAACACCTTCATTTACAACTACTTTTGAATGGCGTCCCTTATTTGGTTCGTGAAGAAGTTTTTCTGCGAGAGGGTCTTCAAGATACTGCTCGATTGTTCTTCTTAAAGGCCTTGCCCCCATTTCAGGCTGGAACCCTTTATCTACAAGGAAATTTTTAGCAGAATCATCTAATTCAATGAAAATCTGACGCTCTTCCAATCGTTTTTTAAGTTTTTTAACTTCAATATCAATAACTTTTAAGAGCTGATCTTTTTGCAAAGGATGGAAGATAATGATGTCGTTTAAACGATTCAAAAACTCAGGCTTAAAGTGTTTCTTAACAGCTCCTTCGATTTTATCTTTGATGCTTGCGTAATCAAGGCCCTCCATCTTAGCTCCAAATCCGACTTCAGTGCTTTTTCGAATCAGGTCGGCTCCCAAATTGGAAGTCATAATGATAACGGTATTTTTAAAATCGACTTTTCGGCCGAAAGAATCGGTTAGCCGGCCTTCTTCTAAAATTTGTAAGAGAAGGTCCATCACATCAGGGTGAGCTTTTTCAATTTCATCAAATAAAACGACGGCATAGGGTCTTTGCCTTACTTGCTCTGTTAACTGACCGCCTTCTTCATGGCCGACATATCCCGGAGGAGAGCCTGTCATTCGACTGACGGCGAATTTTTCCATATATTCAGACATATCGACTTGGATGAGAGCATCTTCGCCTCCAAATAAATGAATGGCTAAAAGCCTTGCAAGAAGGGTTTTTCCAACTCCAGTGGGTCCTAAAAATAGAAACGCTCCTATCGGACGTTTAGGATCTTTAATGTCTGCACGGCTTCTTCTTATAGCTCGGCAAACAGTGGCAACCGCATCATCTTGTCCGAGGATATTTTCTTTTAGCAATTCTTCCATTTTTAAGACTTTTTGAGTTTCCCCTTCAGTCAAACGATGAATAGGAATGCCTGTTTGTTTTGCCACAACAGAAGCTACATCTTCTTCATCAACAATGACTTCATGTTCTTGCTTATCGCTTTCCCATTCAGTGCGGATTTTTTGTAGATTTTCCCTTAAGCTTTTTTCTTTATCCCGAAGTTTAGCTGCTTTTTCATATTCCTGTTTGCTTATGGCATTTTCTTTGGCTACGCGGACCTCTTCAATTTCCATCTCGAATTTGCTGATGTCTTGAGGTTGATGCATCATGGAAATGCGCATTTTTGCGCCTGCTTCATCGATAAGATCAATCGCTTTATCAGGTAAAAAACGGCCATGGACGTAGCGATCTGAAAGGACTGTGGCTGCGCGAAGCGCTTGATCGGTATAAATACAGTTGTGGTGTTCTTCATACTTCGCTTTTAAGCCCCGAAGAATTTCAACGGTTTCTTCAACAGAAGGCGGTTGAACCATAATCTTTTGGAAACGCCTTTCCAAGGCAGCATCTTTTTCAATATGCTTTCTATACTCATCGATTGTTGTAGCTCCGATACATTGTATCTCGCCTCGAGAAAGAGCCGGTTTTAAAATATTTGAGGCATCGATTGCGCCTTCTGCGGCTCCGGCGCCTACAATTGTGTGAAGCTCATCTATAAAAAGAAGGATATTGCCATTTTTTTTGATCTCATCCATAACAGCTTTGATGCGCTCTTCAAATTGACCGCGATACTTAGTTCCGGCTATCATGAGGGCAAGATCTAACGTGATAAGCTTTTTCTTCATCAGGATGTCCGGCACTTCGCCTTTTACAATAGCTTGCGCAAGACCCTCAACAATAGCTGTCTTTCCAACACCTGCTTCTCCGACAAGAACCGGGTTATTCTTTCTTCTTCGGCAAAGAATCAATATTAATCGTTCGACTTCTTCTTTTCGACCGATGACAGGATCCATTTTTCCTTCACGGCACATCTCGGTTAGATCATACCCATAAGCTCTTAAAGCTGGCATTTTATCCTGATTTCCGCCGCCAATGCCTGCTTTCTCAAAAGGTTTAGAGGTCTGGCTTGAGCGGGATTGAGGGGAATCGCTAGGATTCTGAGCTCCACCTAAGGGAGGAAGTTGCAAGTTAAAAGTTTCAAGCTCTTTGAGGACTTCTTTTCTGACTTCTTTTAAATTGACATTCAAATTTTCAAGAACTTGAGCTGCCACTCCATCGGTTTGCCTTAAAAGGCCGAGGAGCAAGTGCTCGGTGCCGACATAATTATGATTGAGATTGGCAGCTTCTTCATTTGCGTATTCAAAAACTTTTTTAACTTTTCCGGTTAACGCAGGGTCGCCATACACTTGTATTTCAGGGCCATAGCCCACAAGTTTTTCCACTTCGCTTCGAACAGTTTCAAAGTCAATGTTCAAATTGCGAAGAACATTAACAGCGACACCTTGCCCGAGCTTTAATAGACCGAGAAGGATATGCTCCGTTCCGAGATAATTGTGATTGAGACGCTGCGCTTCTTTTTTAGCGAGTTTAATCACTTGCTTTGCGCGGTTTGTGAATTTATCGAACATATGGATGGCTCAACTTTTATCAATTTGAAATCTTCTCAAATTGAAAATGATTGATCAAAAAAACCGATTAAAACCTATAACCGGACGATTTACTTCTCTATCTAGAATCGTACCAAAAAACCTATTATACCGAAACAACTTCAAAAAATGGCATTTGGCTTAAAGCATTTGAAGTATCATAAATGGCATAAATATACTAAACATTTAGCTAACCTGATGAATATTCATTAGAGAAAGCTTTTCGATCTTCAGTTTTTAAGTGGTACCAGTGTAATTCTTTAGCAATTTATTTTAGGATAAAAAATCGAGCTTAAGAAATATCTTTAAAAGCCCCATACAAATTATCTTTTATTCCATATATCTTTCAAAGTGTTTTTTAGACTTTCCTTTCTCTTTAATCCGATAAGAATTTTTTGGAGCAAAAGAGAAAAATGGGAAGGTAAAAAAAAGGGGAGCTTAAAGCTCCCCCTAATCGACATCTGTTCAACAATTCTTAGAAGAACCAGTTAAATCCAACTGTGATTGGTAGTTGGAACAAAGGACCAGTGTGTCCAGGAGAGAGAACTTCTGCAAGGATATCTGGTGTTGTAACCGGAGATGGAATAAGAATTGATTCGTTAGGTTTAAAGCAACCTGACCATAAAGCTTCAACCATGAATACAAATGAGAAGCAGTTGCTGAATTTAGCTTCAAAACCTAACTGAGCACCGATAGAAGGCACTGTTTGGCGTTTGTAAACTGTAAAGCTATCTTCAAATTCAATCACAAGAGGTGGAACAATGCTTGTGAAGGTGAAATCGACATCGTATTTAACTTTGTCGTAAAATTTAGCACCAAGCTTAGCGCCTAGGAATGGCCATACTCGGCATCCACATAAATCACAGCCTGTAAAATGGTATCTAGCTCCAGCATAAAGTGCCCAATCAGAATAGTTGTCGAAACCGAAACTAGCTGTTAATGGGAAACCTGGAACAAAGTCGAAATCAACTTCATGTGTTTTTCCACTGGCATGTGTATATGCTCCTTCAAAGAACAATTCCACGTGATCGCTGAATGCATATCCAAGCTCTGCTGAAATTGTCCAAGGAGTATCGAATGCGTCATTAAATTTTACAACTGAGAATTCATCTAGAACCCCAATAGGAGCCACAGGCCCTATTATGAGGTTATCGCCGCGATCTGTAAACCAAGTTGGGGCTACACCGCCGCGAATGCCGACGCCGAAGCTACAAGGTGTTAATGGACCCTCGTAACAGCAGCCGTCGTAACCATAGCTATACCAGTCAGCTTGGGCTTCCGACTTGAGCCCAAAAAGCATTCCGATGCCCATGGTGAAGAGGACAAATTTTTGAATGAGTTTCATTTGGAAGACCCTCCATTTTTTAAGGAATTGGCTATCGAAACCACATATACAAACATCTTATAATTTATTCAAATCTTTACTTTGCAAAAAACAAAAATAATTTCTTTTTTTATAGCATTTTGTGAAGCTATTTTGCCATAAGAAATCAATATTTAATTTTGCTATATCATCTTATTTTTTAATAACTTATAAAGGTAATTTTTAGTTCGCGGTTGCTATAAAAAAATAGCAATTTTTTTAGCAAAAAAAAAATTAAAAAAAATATAATTTGCTATCACTTTTTATAAAAAAAAATGGATTTTGCCATGAAAATATTGCAAATAGCCCCGCCCGTTTTCAAAATTCCGCCGGATGGCTATGGCGGCACTGAAAGAATTATTTACTATTTGACGGAAGAGCTTGTAAAGCAAGGTCATGAAGTATCAATTTTAGCAAGCGTTGATTCCAAAACAAACGCCAAACTTATACCTTATTCTGATAGCTTGAGGGGTAAAAATGACTCGAGAAGCCTTTTTAGAGCCTATAATAACTTATTCGAAATAATAGCTGACGTATCAAAAAATTATGATATCCTCCATTTTCACTTAAGCAACTTAAATCAATTCTTATTCACAGCACGAATTAAAGCCCCTTTTTTAACAACGATCCATGATCCTTTAAGCGATGAAAAAGTTAAATGGATCATGGAAAAAATGCCGAAAGCGTTTCTTTCCGCAATTTCAAATAGCCAAAAAGAGAGCTATAAAGGCTTGAACTGGATAGGGGTGCAGCATCATGGCTTGCCAAAAGATCTATTTGATTTTTCTGAAAATACCGATGGATATTTACTTTATCTTGGGAAGCTTGCAGAAGAAAAAGGATTTGATGACATCTTAAGGCTTGCTTACATGTCCAAAAAAAAATTTAAGGTAGCAGCTAAAAAAGATGATAAGCCTTTTTCAAAGCAATCCATAAAAATTATGAAACAACTAACTGGGATTGAGTATTTTGAAGAAGTGGGAGGGGATTTAAAGAAAAGCCTTCTTGCTAAAGCTGATGGCTTGATTCTTCCGATTCGATGGAATGAGCCTTTTGGTCTTGTGGCTATTGAAGCCCTAGCTTCCGGCACTCCTGTGATTGCAAGAAAAAAAGGCGCTTTACCTGAAATTATAAACGAAGCTCAAAACGGCTTTTTTTTCACAACTCTTCATGAAGCTTTAGAAAGAATCGACAGACTTCCTGAAATAAAAAGGGAAAATTGCAGAAAAAGTTTTGAAGAAAATTTTACGGTTGAAAAGATGACAGCCGGATATATACGGTTTTATTTAAAGATTTTGGAGCAAAGCTGACTTAACGAACCACTCTCGCGTATAGAGTCATTTTAGAGGAGACTTCTTTCGAAATTTAAGAGATTCTAAATCGGTAACTGTATCCATACTATAAACATCTCTTGTAGTCATAATATATGGGGATCATTTTTGAGGCCGAAAATTTTTGAGATTTCTTCGTGAGGGTCTTTAAATGCAATGACTTGTTCTATCTAATTGCCATGTTCGAAGGATATCAAAAAATCACTTGGTTAACTGTAGCGCTTGCCTAACGGATTAGGGGCGATAATCAAGGCTTAATTACACCTTTAAGCTTTCACTTAATTTTTTGGCATTTGAGATGCAGTCATTAATAGAAACGCCTCCAATTCCGCTGCCGCTAAAAATGAATCCCGGAAAATGATTTGCTATTTTTTCTTGAAGCTCATGGATTCTATCCAAGTGTCCTAATTGATATTGGGCAATTGCTTCTTTAGCTCTAAAGATAAGAGATTCTTCAAAAGGCTCATCAATATCAAGATGCTTTTTTAAAGCTTTTTTTGCGATCGAAAGCAGCTCCTTTTGATCTAAATTTAGAAGATTCGGTTGACGCATTCCGCCTAACATGAAAGTGATGCGTGTTTCTTCAGGAGCTCTATTTTGCGATGGAAAGGCAATGGAATCAAAAACCGCGCCCAATACCGATTCATTTTTTTCCGTTTCAGGAACAAGGTATCCAAAGCCCTCTGACTTAAGAATCTTTTTTTTCCAACCTAAGCAGATTAGAGCAAAAGAAGCATAGCTTGTATCAAAAGCTTGAGAGTCGAGAAGATCCT from Criblamydia sequanensis CRIB-18 includes these protein-coding regions:
- a CDS encoding ATP-dependent Clp protease ATP-binding subunit — translated: MFDKFTNRAKQVIKLAKKEAQRLNHNYLGTEHILLGLLKLGQGVAVNVLRNLNIDFETVRSEVEKLVGYGPEIQVYGDPALTGKVKKVFEYANEEAANLNHNYVGTEHLLLGLLRQTDGVAAQVLENLNVNLKEVRKEVLKELETFNLQLPPLGGAQNPSDSPQSRSSQTSKPFEKAGIGGGNQDKMPALRAYGYDLTEMCREGKMDPVIGRKEEVERLILILCRRRKNNPVLVGEAGVGKTAIVEGLAQAIVKGEVPDILMKKKLITLDLALMIAGTKYRGQFEERIKAVMDEIKKNGNILLFIDELHTIVGAGAAEGAIDASNILKPALSRGEIQCIGATTIDEYRKHIEKDAALERRFQKIMVQPPSVEETVEILRGLKAKYEEHHNCIYTDQALRAATVLSDRYVHGRFLPDKAIDLIDEAGAKMRISMMHQPQDISKFEMEIEEVRVAKENAISKQEYEKAAKLRDKEKSLRENLQKIRTEWESDKQEHEVIVDEEDVASVVAKQTGIPIHRLTEGETQKVLKMEELLKENILGQDDAVATVCRAIRRSRADIKDPKRPIGAFLFLGPTGVGKTLLARLLAIHLFGGEDALIQVDMSEYMEKFAVSRMTGSPPGYVGHEEGGQLTEQVRQRPYAVVLFDEIEKAHPDVMDLLLQILEEGRLTDSFGRKVDFKNTVIIMTSNLGADLIRKSTEVGFGAKMEGLDYASIKDKIEGAVKKHFKPEFLNRLNDIIIFHPLQKDQLLKVIDIEVKKLKKRLEERQIFIELDDSAKNFLVDKGFQPEMGARPLRRTIEQYLEDPLAEKLLHEPNKGRHSKVVVNEGVLSFIDDDVFEIKKEKPKKKQKKRNGKEEANSTVEEEELEEEEKKEKS
- a CDS encoding glycosyltransferase family 4 protein — translated: MKILQIAPPVFKIPPDGYGGTERIIYYLTEELVKQGHEVSILASVDSKTNAKLIPYSDSLRGKNDSRSLFRAYNNLFEIIADVSKNYDILHFHLSNLNQFLFTARIKAPFLTTIHDPLSDEKVKWIMEKMPKAFLSAISNSQKESYKGLNWIGVQHHGLPKDLFDFSENTDGYLLYLGKLAEEKGFDDILRLAYMSKKKFKVAAKKDDKPFSKQSIKIMKQLTGIEYFEEVGGDLKKSLLAKADGLILPIRWNEPFGLVAIEALASGTPVIARKKGALPEIINEAQNGFFFTTLHEALERIDRLPEIKRENCRKSFEENFTVEKMTAGYIRFYLKILEQS